From Juglans regia cultivar Chandler chromosome 8, Walnut 2.0, whole genome shotgun sequence, the proteins below share one genomic window:
- the LOC109001772 gene encoding probable E3 ubiquitin-protein ligase RZFP34, which produces MGEVAMEIKHFEAQQFVLEDIQYTTCKSNGTEAMCSKRSNQECILADGSTGSAHTAEVLEKGILQYGCLHYRRRCRIRAPCCNEIFDCRHCHNEAKNNIKIDHKHRHDIPRHQVRQVICSLCGTEQEVQQVCINCGVCMGRFFCETCKLFDDDTSKAQYHCHGCGICRIGGRENFFHCYKCGCCYSMLLKNSHPCVEGAMHHDCPVCFEYLFDSRNDVTVLPCGHTIHKNCLKEMQDHLQYACPLCSKSVCDMSKVWEKFDMEIAATPMPESYQNKMVWILCNDCGKTSNVQFHVVAQKCLNCKSYNTRQTRG; this is translated from the exons ATgggggaagtggctatggaaATTAAGCATTTTGAGGCTCAACAATTTGTGCTGGAAGACATCCAATATACAACTTGTAAAAGTAATGGAACAGAGGCTATGTGCTCTAAACGGTCCAATCAAGAATGCATACTTGCAGACGGGTCAACAGGTTCTGCACACACTGCTGAAGTATTGGAGAAAGGAATTTTGCAATACGG ATGTTTGCATTATCGTAGAAGATGCCGCATTAGAGCTCCTTGTTGCAATGAGATATTTGATTGTCGTCACTGTCACAATGAGGCAAAG aataacattaaaattgatCACAAGCATAGACATGACATTCCACGCCATCAAGTGAGACAG GTGATATGTTCACTCTGCGGCACTGAACAAGAG GTTCAACAAGTATGTATTAATTGTGGTGTATGCATGGGGAGATTCTTCTGCGAGACTTGCAAATTGTTTGATGATGAT ACATCTAAGGCACAGTATCATTGCCATGGCTGTGGAATTTGCAG AATTGGAGGGCGTGAGAATTTCTTCCACTGCTACAAGTGTG GTTGTTGCTACTCGATGCTTTTGAAGAACAGCCACCCTTGTGTAGAAGGAGCCATGCATCATGATTGCCCTGTTTGTTTTGAG TATTTATTTGATTCAAGAAATGATGTGACTGTTTTGCCATGTGGACACACCATCCACAAAAACTGCTTGAAGGAGATGCAGGATCATCTTCA ATATGCTTGCCCTCTCTGCTCCAAGTCTGTTTGTGACATGTCCAAGGTATGGGAGAAATTTGACATGGAGATTGCAGCTACCCCAATGCCAGaatcttatcaaaataaaatg GTTTGGATCCTTTGCAATGACTGTGGGAAAACATCAAATGTGCAGTTCCATGTAGTGGCTCAGAAATGCTTGAACTGCAAATCCTACAACACTCGCCAAACAAGGGGCTGA
- the LOC109001769 gene encoding pentatricopeptide repeat-containing protein At2g29760, chloroplastic-like, translated as MATISPSVLSSPSVPTRRSTDIFTHKPVSIPTDGAISLLRSCSNIREFSRIHAHLITTNLIHDPLIASHVLHFFISNENLSYVHHILSQEHGPETIIWNTLIESQIKNGSPREVFSTYHHMVTRGVPLDISTFRFLLHACSGVSAFREGKEVHGRILKCGLGFNKSLANVLMGLYLKGGELKYVHQLFENLPERDVVSWNTIISCYIRQGMPREALSLFWRMKVSGVKPDEITMVSLVSACTKLRDLKMGEKLYLYIEENELGISQNLLNCLVDMYVKCGEMERAQDLVAKCKYEIDVVLWTTMVSGYVKSNKINAARCLFEQMREKNLITWTTMISGYVQRGYYYEGLELFKEMRSQNMEPDEVVLLTALSACARMGDRELGRSIHNMIVKYGMIVDGFLGNALIDHYAKCELLDEAWKIFEQLPCKTVVSWNSMLDGFCRSGDIEKAIAFFNEIPEKDVISWNTLIKCCTRFHHHSESFKLFLNMQSLNVKPDKLTLISLLSSSASVGALNNGIWVHVYVKKNHIELDSMLGTALIDMYGKCGSIDKAYELFSEITEKNVFVWTAIIGAHAMEGKAREAIDLFLKMEETVIEPDYVTFIALLSACSHGGLIDEGYKYFNNMTTVYKIAPRIQHYGCMVDLLGRVGKLEEAVKLIDSMPIEPDVSIWSALLRACGSHQNIDLAEHAFKHLTEIDPLNDAAHVLLSNIYAKAGRWDEVSWARKKLHDLGVQKHPGCSLIELNGIVHEFRAGDFFSPQSAEIYAMLDELEERLPKEEPEEEASSQHSEKLAVAFGLISSLAGTPIRVVNNLRICGGCHLAMKIISQVYNREIIVRDNYRFHRFIDGYCSCKDYW; from the coding sequence ATGGCGACAATCTCTCCCTCTGTCCTGTCATCTCCCTCTGTTCCTACGCGGAGATCAACAGACATTTTCACCCACAAACCCGTTTCCATACCCACCGATGGCGCCATCTCTTTGTTGAGATCTTGTTCAAATATCAGGGAATTCTCACGAATTCACGCCCATTTAATCACCACAAACCTCATCCACGACCCTCTCATAGCCAGCCATGTCCTTCATTTCTTCATCTCCAACGAGAACCTCAGCTATGTTCACCATATTTTGAGCCAAGAACACGGCCCGGAGACTATAATTTGGAACACACTTATTGAaagccaaataaaaaatggTTCTCCGCGAGAGGTCTTCTCAACTTACCATCACATGGTTACCCGAGGGGTACCACTCGATATTTCCACTTTTCGTTTCCTTCTTCATGCTTGTTCTGGTGTCTCTGCCTTCCGAGAAGGAAAGGAAGTTCACGGTCGAATTTTGAAATGTGGATTAGGTTTCAATAAGTCTTTGGCGAATGTTCTAATGGGTTTGTACTTGAAAGGCGGGGAACTGAAATACGTACACCAGCTGTTCGAGAATTTGCCTGAGAGAGACGTGGTTAGTTGGAATACCATCATATCGTGCTATATTCGTCAGGGAATGCCTCGGGAGGCTTTGAGTCTGTTCTGGAGGATGAAGGTCAGCGGGGTTAAACCTGATGAAATAACCATGGTTAGCTTGGTTTCGGCCTGTACAAAATTGAGAGACTTGAAAATGGGAGAgaaattatatctttatattgaagaaaatgagtTGGGGATTAGTCAGAATTTGTTAAATTGTCTGGTGGATATGTATGTCAAGTGTGGGGAAATGGAGAGAGCACAGGATCTTGTGGCTAAATGTAAATATGAAATTGACGTTGTCTTATGGACTACAATGGTCAGTGGGTATGTGAAATCTAATAAAATCAACGCAGCCAGGTGCCTGTTTGAGCAGATGAGAGAGAAGAATTTGATTACATGGACTACGATGATTTCAGGTTATGTTCAAAGAGGTTATTATTATGAAGGTCTAGAGTTGTTCAAAGAAATGAGATCTCAAAATATGGAGCCGGATGAGGTTGTTCTTCTGACTGCACTTTCGGCCTGTGCTCGTATGGGGGACCGTGAGTTAGGCAGATCCATCCACAATATGATTGTCAAATATGGCATGATTGTTGACGGGTTTCTTGGGAATGCCTTGATAGACCACTACGCAAAATGTGAACTATTGGATGAAGCTTGGAAAATATTTGAGCAGTTGCCATGTAAGACTGTAGTGTCGTGGAATTCAATGTTGGATGGGTTTTGCAGAAGTGGAGATATAGAGAAGGCAATAGCCTTCTTCAATGAAATCCCTGAGAAGGACGTGATTTCTTGGAACACCTTGATCAAGTGCTGCACCAGGTTTCATCATCACAGTGAATCGTTTAAGCTGTTCCTTAATATGCAAAGTCTAAATGTAAAACCCGACAAGCTCACTTTGATCAGTTTGCTATCCTCCTCTGCTAGTGTTGGGGCATTGAACAATGGCATTTGGGTCCATGTTTACGTAAAAAAGAATCATATTGAATTGGATAGCATGTTGGGGACTGCCCTAATTGACATGTATGGAAAGTGCGGAAGCATTGATAAAGCCTACGAGTTATTTTCTGAGATAACGGAGAAAAATGTGTTTGTGTGGACAGCAATCATTGGAGCGCATGCCATGGAGGGGAAAGCTCGGGAAGCGATTGATCTTTTCCTGAAAATGGAAGAAACAGTAATAGAGCCAGATTATGTCACCTTTATAGCTCTTTTATCTGCTTGTAGTCATGGAGGTTTAATTGATGAAGGGTACAAGTATTTCAACAACATGACTACTGTCTACAAAATTGCTCCTAGAATCCAGCATTATGGGTGCATGGTTGATCTTCTAGGTCGAGTTGGGAAGTTAGAAGAGGCGGTAAAACTCATTGATAGTATGCCAATAGAACCAGATGTCTCAATCTGGAGTGCCTTGCTTAGAGCATGTGGAAGCCACCAAAACATAGATTTAGCAGAGCATGCATTTAAACATCTCACAGAGATTGACCCTCTAAATGATGCAGCTCATGTGCTACTCTCAAACATATATGCAAAGGCCGGTAGATGGGATGAAGTGAGCTGGGCGAGAAAGAAACTGCATGATCTAGGGGTACAGAAGCACCCAGGATGCAGTCTAATAGAGCTGAACGGCATTGTTCATGAATTCAGAGCTGGAGATTTTTTTAGCCCTCAATCTGCAGAAATTTATGCCATGTTGGATGAGTTAGAGGAAAGATTACCAAAAGAAGAACCAGAGGAAGAGGCATCATCTCAGCATAGCGAGAAGTTGGCCGTTGCTTTCGGTCTTATAAGCAGCCTTGCAGGAACTCCCATCCGGGTTGTGAACAACCTGCGGATTTGTGGAGGCTGTCACTTGGCTATGAAGATTATATCTCAGGTttataatagagaaattattGTCAGGGATAATTACAGGTTTCATCGATTTATAGACGGCTATTGCTCCTGTAAAGATTACTGGTAA
- the LOC109001773 gene encoding uncharacterized protein LOC109001773, whose amino-acid sequence MATSPPHSDAQLLTAPEADSQLSSLVYDMLQEFQGAMENMLKMINEIDQNSAGIMEEMEKCKDSALERKRTLEEEKERFQKAAYTVLDMFNSRD is encoded by the exons ATGGCGACCTCCCCACCTCACTCGGATGCTCAACTCCTTACTGCTCCGGAAGCTGACTCTCAGCTCTCCTCTCTCGTCTACG ATATGTTGCAAGAATTCCAAGGGGCAATGGAAAACATGCTTAAAATGATTAA TGAGATTGATCAAAACTCTGCTGGAATAATGGAAGAGATGGAGAAATGCAAAGATTCTGCTCTTGAGAGGAAGAGGACCttggaggaagagaaggaaCGATTTCAGAAAGCTGCTTACACTGTCTTAGACATGTTCAACAGCAGAGATTAA